A single window of Plasmodium malariae genome assembly, chromosome: 8 DNA harbors:
- the AK1 gene encoding adenylate kinase, putative, whose product MSDNLENFSTVDLLNELKRRYSCLSKPDGRYIFLGAPGSGKGTQSLNLKKSHCYCHLSTGDLLREAADKNNELGNKIRNIINEGKLVDDEVVLALVDNKLKSPQCKKGFILDGYPRNVKQAEDLNKLLQTNQTKLNGVFYFNVPDDVLVKRISGRLIHKPSGRIYHKIFNPPKIPFKDDITNEPLIQREDDNEDVLKKRLTVFKNETTPLINYYKNKNLLINLDATQPASDLEKNISQHIGS is encoded by the exons atgagtgacaatttagaaaatttttcaaCAGTCGATCTGTTGAATGAGCTCAAAAGAAGGTACTCGTGTTTGAGTAAACCAGATGGAAGGTACATCTTTTTGGGTGCCCCCGGGTCTGGAAAG GGAACACAATCATTAAACTTGAAGAAGTCACACTGCTACTGTCATTTATCCACAGGGGATTTACTAAGAGAAGCAgcagataaaaataatgaattaggaaataaaattagaaatataattaatgaaGGTAAATTAGTGGATGATGAAGTTGTGTTAGCTTTAGttgataataaattaaaatctCCTCAATGTAAGAAGGGCTTTATTCTTGATGGGTATCCGAGAAATGTAAAACAAGCAGAAGATTTAAATAAGTTATTACAAACAAATCAAACAAAACTAAATggtgttttttattttaatgtccCAGATGATGTATTAGTTAAAAGAATAAGTGGTAGACTAATTCATAAACCTTCAGGTAGaatttatcataaaatttttaatccTCCAAAAATTCCATTTAAAGATGATATTACCAATGAACCCTTAATACAAAGAGAAGATGATAATGAAGatgttttgaaaaaaagattaacagtttttaaaaatgaaacaacTCCATTGATAaactattataaaaacaagaatttattaattaatttagaCGCAACACAACCAGCAAGTGATCTAGAAAAGAACATATCCCAACATATTGGCAGCTAA
- the DPH5 gene encoding diphthine methyl ester synthase, putative, translated as MVLYVIGLGLGDEKDITIKGKELIEESDVVYLESYTSVLFVPKENLEKFYKKKIIEVDRIFAEENCEQILNEAKSKKISFLVVGDPLCATTHHDIILRAKKKNINVQVIHNACIMSAIGECGMQLYNFGQTVSIPYFEENYKPTSFYEKIKINIDNNFHTLCLLDIKIKERTIENIMKNKNIYEPSRFMTIQEAIDQLTYCENILKKNVITENTLAIAIVQIGSLSNQQIISGNLLTLKSLHYNEPLHSLIICAPNLHDIEKEYFDMYLST; from the coding sequence ATGGTGTTGTATGTCATCGGCCTAGGCTTGGGAGATGAAAAGGATATCAccataaaaggaaaagaattAATTGAAGAGTCAGATGTAGTATATTTAGAATCATATACATCTGTTTTATTTGTACCAAAAgaaaatttggaaaaattttataaaaaaaaaattattgaagtTGATAGAATATTTGCAGAAGAAAATTGTGAACAGATTTTAAATGAAGCAAAGAGTAAGAAAATCTCCTTTTTAGTAGTAGGAGATCCTTTATGTGCAACTACACATCATGATATTATCTtaagagcaaaaaaaaaaaatataaatgtacaagTAATTCATAATGCTTGTATTATGTCAGCTATTGGTGAATGTGGTATGCAATTATACAATTTCGGTCAAACTGTATCCATCCCATATTttgaagaaaattataaacctacaagtttttatgaaaaaataaaaattaatatagataataattttcatactttatgtttattagatattaaaataaaagaaagaactATAGAaaacataatgaaaaataaaaatatttatgaaccATCTAGATTTATGACTATTCAGGAAGCTATTGACCAACTTACTTATTGtgaaaatattcttaaaaaaaatgtcatCACAGAAAATACGCTAGCTATTGCTATTGTTCAAATTGGGTCCTTAAGTAATCAACAAATTATATCAGGAAATTTATTAACGTTAAAATCGTTACATTATAATGAACCTCTACACTCTTTGATAATATGTGCACCGAATTTACATGATATAGAAAAGGAGTATTTCGACATGTACTTGTCCACGTAG
- the PmUG01_08025000 gene encoding conserved Plasmodium protein, unknown function: MINLNCIYICLLNASFLFVLLFSCLHLEDTIKIKLDKINKMYEVNKINEMNEVNKINEMNEVNKINEMNEVNKMNEMNACLFLKVCCADFCSFLEYDITKKTYLIIRENILLYNCKNIVKLYFSSDNAFFYFTNFIFMENDIVEIVDSFEKEKRNFTFWKPLFEFLQVDNGKKYIFIPLAYFEIKNCNNKLMKRNESLDKKINNTYDTHKVGFTQLEKKKEVIHTTEQQKKEDMVILNAPLTSNSPNEEKGKFINSLLNRGKYLPKINFSKSSYYHIDTLIQIFTDLILDIKKEKVNISINPICLPKNNYASFNSVLNYIDNTSNGCTKQTYSTFHKIYYKNYFFKIILISNPILSFLFEDMIIWNSDKKKDTDTSLYICHEKNVYKCIPPKNYKAILEKAAIIFLIIILILLTYILLRNKKLKIKEEQKKKKKKRT; the protein is encoded by the coding sequence atgattaacctaaattgtatttatatcTGCCTACTAAATGcatcttttctttttgtgcTTCTCTTTAGTTGTCTTCACCTTGAAGATACcattaaaattaaactagataaaataaataaaatgtatgaagtaaacaaaataaacgaAATGAATGaagtaaacaaaataaacgaAATGAATGaagtaaacaaaataaacgaAATGAATGAAGTaaacaaaatgaatgaaaTGAATGCTTGCCTGTTTCTAAAAGTTTGCTGCGCTGatttttgttcctttttaGAATATGACATAACCAAAAAGACGTATCTAATAATTAGAGAAAacatacttttatataactgtaaaaacattgtaaaattatacttTTCTAGTGAcaatgcttttttttatttcacaaattttatttttatggaaAATGATATAGTTGAAATTGTTGATTCATtcgaaaaggaaaaaagaaattttactttttggAAACCACTTTTTGAATTCTTACAAGTAGACAATGGGAAGAAGTACATTTTCATTCCTCTAGcatattttgaaattaaaaactGTAACAACAAACTTATGAAAAGGAATGAGAGTTtagacaaaaaaattaataatacttaTGATACTCATAAAGTTGGTTTTACTCAattggaaaagaaaaaggaagtGATTCACACGACAGAACaacagaaaaaagaagacatGGTCATTCTTAATGCTCCTCTCACATCAAACAGTCCTAAtgaggaaaaaggaaaatttataaattcgcTTCTTAACAGAGGTAAATATTTGCCTAAAATTAACTTCAGCAAAAGTAGTTATTACCATATAGATAcgttaatacaaatatttacgGATTTAATtttagatataaaaaaagaaaaagtgaaCATTTCTATTAATCCAATATGTTtaccaaaaaataattatgcgTCATTTAATAGTGTACTAAATTATATAGACAATACTTCGAACGGTTGTACGAAACAAACCTATAGCacatttcataaaatatattataagaattatttctttaaaattattctcaTTAGTAATCCTAtcctttcatttttattcgAAGATATGATAATTTGGAATtcagacaaaaaaaaagacactGATACAAGTTTATATATCTGtcatgaaaaaaatgtatataaatgtataccccctaaaaattataaagcaATATTAGAAAAAGCCGCTATCATTTTTCTTATCATCATCTTGATATTACtaacttatatattattaagaaataaaaaattgaaaataaaagaagaacaaaaaaaaaaaaaaaaaaaacgcacataa
- the PmUG01_08025100 gene encoding small subunit rRNA synthesis-associated protein, putative, which translates to MNDSFEMIKLCGSDHVSSHLIKIGSFNILCDMPLNHEEILNLKKKDITRNNSDREKELDEQYISITNMEVHSSSNKLLLSISNIPIKIHIILISCIECFMGLPIFCKYFDISDTHIICTKPIFTFSMCAVENLQTKENYLPEWNEEINETNFNENIFNSSDDYFDLKLSFKNSLHLLSYKEKISFKQNDEIVHITLYSSGYSLGSCNFFIATDFLNILVINKSTYNIKRHPSPFDSSCLSKADFVLFTSYYSSNHFYNFSLNQKEEEHIARGNKPPNSYNDKLLVDKADSKRATCSGTISSSLNGNTPEQKEIKEKIKKKVNVCIERTYKDSLNKICSIVLRTIKSKGCVIIPVDLHFLYFLELVELIGVIISKYLTKEEQVLIFGIISNISNVIHQADLCAEWVEESRKKKCSKSSNPQGPFSIDTMIKNNRLIIGNDTNDICKYFRYPCVCFIQDSTLRFFESSVLLEKWAKDSNNSIILVDPYYDPISVLYPFHIYHKNINAYYCPLLWDINERNILDIINANTNKKCVYVLPHTLRSMFKKDQSNWEIYPQNVHEYCGPNKNDTPEGVNTVIPNNPDDYDDKRNINATQNSRTYSYTSHGITNNVIYLYPLKKREIVFNSFLHFHKKMHPIRFTVDGTQKLEKVLRKIDDFYCANVKCTYLRNFFGDIIKEDNIEELIDEDKDDQKGKEDVGKKTIINEILTNERKIGLMFGSINEQEILNNLVQYGYSKNDLTINYSQNIKLDVDQTKYLWCIGINSINSKIIGYTKYDIEVFSSNTKLRQQITEILHKLSKSF; encoded by the coding sequence ATGAATGACTCATTCGAAATGATCAAGTTATGTGGAAGTGACCACGTAAGCAGCcacttaataaaaattggTTCCTTCAACATTTTATGTGATATGCCGCTAAATCATGAGGAAAtactaaatttaaaaaaaaaagatataacgCGTAACAATAGTGATAGGGAAAAAGAATTGGATGAACAgtatataagtataactAATATGGAAGTACACTCATCATCAAACAAATTATTACTAAGTATAAGTAATATACCCATAAagattcatataattttaatttcttgtATTGAATGTTTTATGGGTTTAccaatattttgtaaatattttgatatatcggatacacatataatatgtacgaaacctatttttaccttttctaTGTGTGCAGTAGAAAATTTGCAGACaaaggaaaattatttaccTGAATGgaatgaagaaataaatgaaacaaattttaatgaaaacatttttaatagtaGTGATGATTATTTTGACTTAAAGTTAAGTTTCAAAAATTCTCttcatttattatcatataaagaaaaaataagctTCAAGCAAAATGATGAAATTGTTcatattactttatatagTAGTGGTTATTCCCTAGGTAGCTGTAACTTTTTTATAGCAACagattttttgaatattcttgttataaataagagtacatataatataaaaagacaTCCCTCACCATTTGACTCCAGCTGTTTGTCAAAAGCtgattttgttttgtttacATCATACTATTCCTCTAaccatttttacaatttttcgCTAAAtcaaaaagaagaagaacaTATAGCTAGGGGGAATAAACCACCTAATAGCTATAACGATAAATTATTAGTGGATAAAGCTGACTCAAAAAGAGCTACATGTAGTGGTACTATTTCGTCTTCTCTAAATGGTAATACCCCcgaacaaaaagaaataaaagaaaagattaaaaaaaaagtaaatgtatgtatagaaagaacatataaagatagcttaaataaaatatgctcCATCGTTCTAAGAACaataaaaagtaaaggaTGTGTTATAATTCCGGTtgatttacattttttatacttcCTCGAATTAGTAGAATTGATAGGAGTAATTattagtaaatatttaacaaaagAAGAGCAAGTATTAATTTTTGGTATCATATCAAATATTAGCAATGTAATACATCAAGCAGATTTATGTGCTGAATGGGTAGAAGAatcaaggaaaaaaaaatgcagtAAATCGTCTAACCCTCAGGGACCTTTCTCTATCGATactatgataaaaaataatcgATTAATTATAGGAAATGATACAAAtgatatttgtaaatattttagatATCCTTGTGTTTGTTTTATTCAAGATTCCACTTTACGATTTTTTGAATCATCTGTATTATTAGAAAAGTGGGCAAAGGATTCAAATAATTCTATTATACTCGTTGACCCATATTATGACCCTATATCAGTTTTATAcccttttcatatttatcataaaaatataaatgcttATTATTGCCCCCTTCTATGGGATATAAATGAACGTAACATACTTGACATTATAAATGCAaacacaaataaaaaatgcgTATATGTTTTACCGCACACTTTAAGAAGtatgtttaaaaaagatCAGTCGAACTGGGAAATTTACCCTCAAAATGTACATGAGTACTGTGGTCCCAATAAAAACGACACACCAGAAGGGGTTAACACCGTTATTCCAAATAACCCTGATGATTATGATGATAAAAGGAATATTAATGCAACTCAGAACAGTCGTACATATTCCTACACCTCACATGGCATAacaaataatgtaatatatttatatccattaaaaaaaagagaaattgTTTTCAACAGTTTTTTACATTTccataaaaaaatgcatcCTATCCGGTTTACCGTTGACGGTACacaaaaattagaaaaagtaCTACGAAAAATTGACGACTTTTATTGTGCCAATGTTAAATGTACCTATTTAAGAAACTTTTTCGGggatattataaaagaagaTAACATTGAAGAATTAATAGATGAAGATAAAGATGatcaaaaaggaaaagaggACGTGGGGAAGAAAAccataataaatgaaatactTACCAACGAACGGAAGATAGGCTTAATGTTTGGATCTATAAATGAAcaagaaatattaaacaaTTTAGTACAATATGGTTATAGTAAAAATGATTTAACAATAAACTATTCACAAAATATCAAATTAGATGTTGATCAGACTAAGTATTTATGGTGCATTGGGATTAACTCAATTAATTCTAAGATAATAGGTTACACAAAATATGACATTGAAGTTTTTAGCAGTAACACAAAACTAAGACAACAAATTACGGAGATACTGCATAAATTAAGCAAaagtttttaa
- the PmUG01_08025200 gene encoding conserved Plasmodium protein, unknown function: protein MGIKFYQKCLPARRSFGTLKTLLNSSFNIYTNNSVVSSNEFFSEVYLMNKKLMYYMYDYFRLNDWSYKQKKKIGCLFPACYSQLVFKFCVLLNNFDYISIPTPIKKAKQMKQKYSFYIAENNIDLILCHPFYKHYIEEISFNLQIPFLICYDKPDILSHEEYVEDLNEGRENFAKKFMHGQKKCEDYINGKKNALNQINSIHFDNHSLENNNDYFVEDKDGFFGNREGLNIRKNNVSFHLQLSKENECDKSIKFSLSNILKQSKIFTNFMQINGKEDNVLVCSPANNIQYFDILFNLIYTGATIVFPEISVNKVLNNNSYMEWFKNHMKNKNNNFSVHNLIIKNDFVDDTFDFIDGSSLFEEILNMEKGISTIVCNNYLIRDFILFFENCPINNVTKEEFIQKKANKVRSILINGNEIMPGIHKKYVEKIKKIFINAKIFQRYVVQEIGTICVMELGKLEEELIPYERKIAGYVLPNINIEIDTKTNILKIKSENIFTEYYNNSKLTSTSFDKSGFFKTKYIASITENSLLKIDGIYNGTENLPDEYYLYFKQRRDKMEKHPPGYLKRVRLHGQIWGNFHADKRNWKRKF, encoded by the coding sequence atgggaataaaattttatcaaaaGTGCTTGCCGGCAAGGAGAAGTTTTGGAACGCTGAAAACTTTGCTGAACAGTTCATTCAATATTTACACGAATAACTCTGTGGTGTCATCCAATGAATTTTTTAGTGAGGTATATCTGATGAATAAAAAacttatgtattatatgtacGATTATTTTAGGCTAAATGATTGGTCTTATAagcagaagaaaaaaataggtTGTCTCTTTCCTGCATGTTATTCTCAGCTTGTGTTTAAATTCTGTGTGttgttaaataattttgattATATTTCAATTCCTACTCCTATAAAAAAGGCAAAACAAATGAAGCAGAAATATTCCTTTTACATAGCGGAAAATAACAttgatttaattttatgtcatcctttttataaacactatattgaagaaatatcatttaatttacAAATTCCATTTTTGATTTGTTATGATAAGCCTGATATATTATCCCATGAAGAATATGTAGAAGACCTAAATGAAGGACGGGAAAATTTTGcgaaaaaatttatgcacGGTCAGAAAAAATGTGAGGattatataaatggaaaaaagaatgCCCTTAACCAAATAAACAGTATACATTTTGACAATCATTCGttggaaaataataatgattatTTTGTGGAGGATAAAGATGGTTTCTTTGGTAATAGGGAAGGATTAAATATTAGGAAAAATAACGTTTCTTTTCATTTGCAGTTatcaaaagaaaatgaatgtgacaaaagtataaaattttctttgtCGAATATATTGAAACAGTCCAAAATTTTTACGAATTTTATGCAAATTAATGGAAAAGAAGACAACGTTTTAGTATGTTCACCAGCgaataatatacaatattttgatatattatttaatctGATATACACAGGTGCAACAATTGTGTTCCCTGAAATAAGTGTAAATAAGGTgttaaataataacagtTATATGGAATGGTTTAAAAatcatatgaaaaataaaaataataacttcTCAGTTCATAACTTAATTATTAAGAACGATTTTGTGGATGACACTTTTGATTTTATTGATGGATCTAGCTTAtttgaagaaatattaaatatggaAAAGGGCATAAGTACAATTGTGTGTaacaattatttaattcgagattttattctcttttttgaaaattgtCCTATTAATAATGTAACAAAAGAGgaatttattcaaaaaaaagctaATAAAGTGCGTtcaatattaattaatggTAATGAAATAATGCCAGGAATtcacaaaaaatatgtagaaaaaataaagaaaatttttattaatgcaAAAATTTTTCAGCGATATGTAGTACAAGAAATAGGAACAATATGTGTAATGGAATTAGGTAAACTAGAGGAGGAGCTTATACCATATGAAAGAAAGATAGCTGGTTATGTATTaccaaatataaatatagaaattgACAccaaaacaaatatattgaaaataaagtcagaaaatatatttactgaGTATTATAATAACAGCAAGCTCACTTCAACATCATTTGACAAAAGTGggttttttaaaacaaaatatattgcCTCTATTACGGAAAACTCTTTATTGAAAATTGATGGAATTTACAATGGAACAGAAAATTTACCTGATgagtattatttatattttaaacaaagAAGAGACAAAATGGAAAAGCATCCTCCTGGGTATTTGAAAAGAGTTCGATTGCACGGCCAAATATGGGGAAATTTTCATGCAGATAAGAGGAACTGGaagagaaaattttaa
- the PmUG01_08025300 gene encoding zinc finger protein, putative, with product MGRKKRKVNIELKPFCYYCDREFDDEKILIQHQKAKHFKCLQCNRKLDIASGLIVHMMQVHKTNLRAVPNALPKRNDPEIIIRGMNGVPTEIIEENLNKLKQKLGDKNIKRQQRVNWAQVAMAPTMEQFLQQAQMGNFSFPGFNSPLIPTNNLLPNSGNSYTTTNNSNRNNNSNSNNNSNSYNTSNGNSTSNANNNNNANNNNNANNNSNNSNCNNSTLDLKNRKNIPAMPFYLPNNNINMIQPPPLGANMYSTMNQKNTTLPNVLPHTPSGIPHNNVASLGFTGFPSNIPPLPPNSSQKYTQNMNFSGSTFPTNLSTNMYQSSHSIYMPPGMCQLPDPPSAPPIMPPSPSPPNMYPSSTPVIPPSATPQNMNPTSPHSTSSNNIDAKLVETVSGDKESARNSSNESTKNNAHHTDNGIAGSNKTCE from the coding sequence atggggAGAAAAAAGCGCAAGGTAAATATAGAACTGAAACCATTTTGCTACTATTGTGATAGAGAATTTGATGACGAGAAAATTCTTATTCAACATCAAAAGgcaaaacattttaaatgtttacaATGTAATAGAAAATTAGATATAGCAAGTGGATTAATAGTTCATATGATGCAAGTACATAAAACCAATTTAAGAGCAGTGCCTAATGCCTTACCAAAAAGAAATGATCCTGAGATTATTATAAGAGGGATGAATGGAGTACCAACAGAAAtaatagaagaaaatttaaataagttaaaacaaaaattaggagataagaatattaaaagaCAACAAAGAGTAAATTGGGCGCAAGTAGCTATGGCACCTACAATGGAACAATTTTTACAACAAGCTCAGATGGGAAATTTCTCCTTCCCTGGTTTTAATTCACCCCTTATACcaacaaataatttattaccaAATAGTGGTAATAGTTATACCACTactaataatagtaatagaaacaataatagtaatagtaataataatagtaatagttaCAATACTAGTAATGGTAACAGTACTAGTAATgctaacaataacaataatgctaacaataacaataatgctaacaataatagtaataatagcaattgtaataatagtaccttagatttaaaaaacagaaaaaatataccaGCTATGCCTTTTTATTTgcctaataataatataaatatgatacaACCACCACCATTAGGTGCTAATATGTATTCTACTATgaatcaaaaaaatacaacATTACCAAACGTGCTCCCTCATACGCCTTCAGGAATTCCGCATAACAATGTAGCATCCCTTGGTTTTACAGGATTTCCTTCAAATATCCCACCTCTTCCTCCAAATAGTTcacaaaaatatacacaaaatATGAACTTTTCAGGATCTACTTTTCCAACTAATTTATCAACAAATATGTATCAGTCATCTCATTCAATTTATATGCCTCCAGGAATGTGTCAACTACCTGATCCTCCTTCAGCCCCACCCATTATGCCTCCATCACCTTCACCTCCTAATATGTATCCATCGTCCACACCAGTAATACCACCATCAGCTACTCCACAAAATATGAATCCTACATCTCCTCATTCTACCAGttcaaataatatagatGCAAAATTGGTTGAAACTGTATCAGGGGATAAGGAAAGTGCACGAAATTCAAGTAATGaaagtacaaaaaataatgcacATCATACGGATAATGGAATAGCAGGAAGTAATAAGACATGTGAATAA
- the PmUG01_08025400 gene encoding metallopeptidase, putative: MNLKNLDDVKYKIHKIKILNENDKRAKSILSKAAEQVLPIMRKRRFSVELLSEFLPKSPNLLGLNIVSKSEIKIRLRKKRGGEIFHFNDIVGTLLHELAHIVHSRHDKSFYELLDSLILEYNELYVYNNRSSHACVGKKIGSSKKNIYNTNPKLMAAEAAEKRLINNFISKDGQIVNLSLESCLTPEQYEYIFKNRKEHDDKICSLNQEVIIIDPITNSSKNVGRENEENSLNVKKKNSLTMTILESKEINEDINTGIKEDISKGINKDINTGIKEDISKGINKDISMGINKDISTGINKDISTGINKDISKDINEDISNGINEDINTGINKSTHKNFVNSNIYYVRDTKYPHVQIGSESFLNVQDKNQKIEYASKKECNTDTKDVILSNDMVTIPEMNGGNSVHILKVKRGRNKGKNTQKGNYSIISDNLYNDKNKRRKIIVLD; this comes from the exons ATGAACTTAAAAAACTTAGAtgatgtaaaatataaaattcacaaaataaaaattttaaatgaaaatgataagAGGGCAAAATCAATCTTAAGCAAAGCTGCCGAGCAAGTGCTG CCCATTATGAGGAAAAGGCGTTTTTCGGTTGAATTGCTTTCAGAATTTTTACCCAAAAGTCCAAATTTGTTAGGTCTAAATATTGTATCCAAATCCGAAATTAAG ATTAGACttcgaaaaaaaagaggaggagaaatatttcattttaatgatataGTTGGAACACTACTACACGAACTAGCACATATAGTGCACAGTCGTCATGATAAGTCTTTCTATGAATTACTGGATAGCCTAATTTTAGAGtataatgaattatatgtatataataatagatcAAGTCATGCCTGTGTAggtaaaaaaataggaaGTAGTAAAAAGAATATCTATAATACAAACCCTAAATTAATGGCAGCTGAAGCTGCAGAAAAaagattaataaataattttataagtaaGGATGGTCAAATAGTAAATTTATCGCTTGAAAGTTGTTTAACACCAGAacaatatgaatatatatttaaaaatagaaaagaacATGATGATAAAATATGTTCTTTAAATCAAGAAGTAATTATAATTGACCCAATAACCAATTCTTCTAAGAATGTGGGGagagaaaatgaagaaaattctttgaacgtaaaaaaaaaaaatagtttaacGATGACAATTTTGGAaagtaaagaaataaatgaagataTAAATACGGGTATAAAAGAAGATATAAGTAAAGGTATAAATAAAGACATAAATACGGGTATAAAAGAAGATATAAGTAAAGGTATAAATAAAGACATAAGTATGGGTATAAATAAAGACATAAGTACGGGTATAAATAAAGACATAAGTACGGGTATAAATAAAGACATTAGTAAGGATATAAATGAAGACATAAGTAATGGTATAAATGAAGACATAAATACAggcataaataaaagtacacataaaaattttgttaattcaaatatatattatgtaaggGACACAAAATACCCACATGTGCAAATAGGTAGTGAgagttttttaaatgtacaagataaaaatcaaaaaattgaatatgcttcaaaaaaagaatgtaatACAGACACAAAGGATGTGATCTTATCAAACGATATGGTAACTATCCCTGAAATGAATG GAGGTAATAGCGTGCACATTCTGAAAGTAAAAAGAGGTCGAAATAAGGGAAAAAACAcacaaaaaggaaattattcTATCATTTCGGATAATTTGtacaatgataaaaataaaaggagaaaaataatagtcttggattga